A single region of the Pseudomonas sp. GGS8 genome encodes:
- a CDS encoding quinoprotein dehydrogenase-associated SoxYZ-like carrier, producing MNWRARWLLACWLPLAAQAVEVDPVPSVMWAFYHKQMLGDAPFVFDERVKLLAPPFAEDARQVPLEIDARAFKGEVVRILAWAELNPLPKIVDFKPLTGVLPWLSIRIRVEQATPLRAAVLTRDGLWHVGSTLIDAAGGGCTAPSVVRTQPGWEEHIGEVLGGRYPRGEFSRVRLQVAHPMDNGMVSGIPEFFINQAELRDQNDQLLARLELFPAVSENPNLAFDIEGAGQTRLMLRDNSGNQFDAAIP from the coding sequence ATGAACTGGCGCGCGCGTTGGCTGTTGGCCTGTTGGTTGCCCTTGGCCGCGCAGGCGGTTGAGGTCGATCCGGTGCCCTCGGTGATGTGGGCGTTCTATCACAAGCAGATGCTTGGCGACGCGCCGTTCGTGTTTGACGAGCGGGTCAAGCTGCTGGCACCGCCGTTCGCCGAAGACGCCCGGCAAGTGCCGCTGGAAATCGATGCCCGGGCGTTCAAGGGCGAAGTGGTGCGAATCCTCGCCTGGGCCGAACTCAATCCGCTGCCGAAAATCGTCGACTTCAAGCCCTTGACCGGTGTACTGCCCTGGCTGTCGATCCGCATCCGCGTCGAACAGGCCACACCATTGCGTGCGGCGGTGTTGACCCGCGACGGGCTGTGGCATGTCGGCTCGACCCTGATCGACGCGGCGGGCGGTGGCTGCACGGCGCCAAGCGTAGTGCGCACCCAGCCGGGTTGGGAAGAACACATCGGCGAAGTGCTTGGCGGTCGTTATCCCCGTGGCGAATTCAGCCGCGTGCGTTTGCAAGTGGCGCATCCGATGGACAACGGCATGGTCAGTGGCATCCCGGAATTCTTCATCAACCAGGCCGAGCTGCGGGATCAAAACGATCAGTTGCTGGCGCGTCTGGAGTTGTTCCCGGCGGTCAGCGAAAACCCCAACCTGGCCTTTGACAT
- a CDS encoding ABC transporter substrate-binding protein, producing MRLLAVLISAVWLCCQAAQAQVRTYDEMIAAAELKVAVYKDFAPYSFEDAGQPRGVDVELAEALAKTMGVRLKLIWAPAGEKLDDDLRDYIWRASQLHNQQLADLMMRVPYDRDYSQKRNELGELENGHVVMFGPYQTEQWQVAYDRRRLDSVASVAVFQQHPIGVEVDSVPSFYLTSVFNGMLAANTHHYPGVPQAFAAMKAGEVDAVMAMRGEIDWQVHQAGDPQVALAENAYPNMGKQRWEIGMAVHESNRQLAYAVEEALEALIREGTVKNIYAHYGLRYDVPEMYQQ from the coding sequence ATGCGCCTGCTCGCGGTGTTGATCAGCGCTGTGTGGTTGTGCTGCCAGGCAGCGCAGGCACAGGTCCGGACCTATGACGAAATGATCGCCGCCGCCGAGCTGAAAGTCGCGGTCTACAAGGATTTCGCCCCCTACAGTTTCGAAGACGCCGGCCAGCCTCGCGGGGTCGATGTCGAATTGGCCGAGGCTCTGGCCAAAACCATGGGGGTACGCCTGAAACTGATCTGGGCACCCGCCGGGGAGAAGCTCGACGATGACCTGCGCGATTACATCTGGCGGGCCAGTCAGTTGCACAATCAGCAACTGGCCGACCTGATGATGCGCGTGCCCTACGACCGCGATTACTCACAAAAACGCAATGAACTGGGCGAACTGGAAAACGGCCACGTGGTGATGTTCGGGCCGTACCAGACCGAACAATGGCAAGTGGCTTATGACCGTCGCCGGCTGGATTCGGTGGCCAGCGTCGCGGTGTTCCAGCAGCACCCGATCGGCGTCGAAGTCGACAGCGTGCCGTCGTTTTACCTGACCTCGGTGTTCAACGGCATGCTTGCCGCCAACACCCACCATTACCCCGGCGTGCCCCAGGCATTTGCCGCGATGAAGGCCGGTGAAGTCGACGCGGTGATGGCCATGCGCGGCGAGATCGACTGGCAGGTTCATCAGGCCGGCGACCCGCAAGTGGCGCTGGCGGAAAACGCCTACCCGAACATGGGCAAGCAACGCTGGGAGATCGGCATGGCGGTGCATGAAAGCAACCGGCAACTGGCCTATGCCGTGGAAGAGGCGCTGGAAGCGTTGATTCGCGAGGGCACGGTCAAAAACATTTATGCCCATTACGGCCTGCGCTATGACGTACCCGAGATGTATCAACAATGA
- the pedF gene encoding cytochrome c-550 PedF, which yields MTTKRNALLVAGLLAGFISAGSVWAHGNVVPQAVETKGLTPIKDAGVQVDADGWAAVNPYRSSPEHDKALEIGSSAYNQNCAACHGLEAKSGGIAPDLRKLDVAEAGDEWFVERVRHGAVRDGRVYMPKMADYLSQEALWAVRTYLDSVHVEE from the coding sequence ATGACAACAAAACGCAACGCCTTGCTCGTTGCCGGACTGCTGGCCGGTTTCATCAGCGCAGGTTCCGTCTGGGCTCACGGCAACGTGGTACCCCAGGCCGTCGAAACCAAGGGGCTGACCCCGATCAAGGATGCCGGTGTGCAGGTAGATGCCGATGGTTGGGCGGCGGTGAACCCGTATCGTTCCTCCCCGGAGCACGATAAAGCGTTGGAAATCGGTTCTTCGGCCTACAACCAGAACTGCGCGGCCTGTCATGGCCTGGAAGCCAAGTCCGGCGGCATTGCCCCTGACTTGCGCAAGCTCGACGTCGCCGAAGCCGGTGACGAGTGGTTCGTCGAACGGGTGCGCCATGGCGCCGTGCGTGATGGCCGGGTGTACATGCCGAAGATGGCCGACTACTTGAGTCAGGAAGCCTTGTGGGCGGTACGTACCTACCTGGACTCCGTGCACGTCGAGGAGTGA